The genomic window ATGGCCACCGCCGAGCAGGTCGCCGAGTGCTGGGACGTGCTGGCCGAGGCCGGGATAGCCGAGCAGGTCGTGCCCGTCTCGTACATGAACTCCTCCGCCGACATCAAGGCCTTCACCGGCAAGCACGGCGGCACGATCTGCACCTCGTCGAACGCGAAACGGGCCCTTGACTGGGCCTTCGAGCAGGGTGAGAAGGTCCTGTTCCTGCCGGACCAGCACCTGGGCCGCAACACCGCCGTGCGGGACATGGGCATGTCGCTCGACGACTGTGTCCTCTACAACCCGCACAAGCCGGGCGGTGGCCTCACGGTCGAGCAGTTGCGGGCCGCGAAGATGATCCTCTGGCGGGGGCACTGCTCCGTGCACGGCCGCTTCAGCGTGGAGTCCGTGAACGACGTCCGGGAGCGGATTCCGGGGGTGAACGTCCTCGTTCACCCCGAGTGCAAGCACGAGGTGGTGGCGGCGGCGGACTACGTCGGTTCGACCGAGTACATCATCAAGGCGCTCGAGGCCGCCCCCGCCGGTTCCAAGTGGGCCATCGGCACCGAGCTGAACCTCGTACGGCGGCTGGCGAACCGTTTCGCGCCCGAGGGCAAGGAGGTCGTGTTCTTGGACCGGACGGTCTGCTTCTGCTCCACGATGAACCGGATCGACCTGCCGCACCTGGTGTGGGCCCTGGAGTCCCTCGCCGAGGGCAACCTCGTCAACCGCATCGAGGTGGACAAGGAGACGGAGGCGTTCGCGAAGCTGGCGCTTGAGCGGATGCTGGCGCTTCCGTAGACGTCGGCAAGGGGGTGCCTCTCGCGTTGAGGGGCACCCCCTTTTTTTTGTCGCCTTTTCTGTCGCCCCGGTGGGGGCTGGTCGTGCGGTTCCCCGCGCCCCTGAAGGGGCGCGGGTACTCGCTAGACCCCCGCCGGTTCCGGCGTCTCCGACTCCGTCGGCTCAGCCGGCGTACCCGCCCGCTTCAGGGCCTTCTTCTTCGCTCGGCGCTCCTTGCGGATCTCGACCATCGTGTAGAGGGTCGGGACCAGGAGGAGGGTCAGCAGCGTCGAGGTGATCAGGCCGCCGATGACGACCACGGCCAGCGGCTGGGCGATGAAGCCGCCCTCGCCCGTGACGCCGAGGGCCATGGGCAGCAGCGCGAAGATCGTCGCCAGCGCCGTCATCAGGATGGGACGGAGACGGTGGCGGCCGCCTTCGATGACCGCCTCCACCGTGCCGTAGCCCTGGCGGCGGTACTGGTTGATCAGGTCGATCAGCACGATCGCGTTGGTGACGACGATGCCGATGAGCATCAGCATGCCGATCATCGCGGGGACACCCATGGGCGTGCCGGTGATGATCAGAAGGCCGATCGCGCCCGTGGCCGCGAACGGGATCGAGACCAGCAGGATCAGCGGCTGGATCAGGGACCGGAAGGTCGCGACCAGCAGCATGAAGACGATCGCGATCGCCGCGAGCATCGCCAGACCCAGCGAGGCGAAGGCCTCGTCCTGGTCCTCGGAGACGCCGCCGATGTCGGCGGTGGCGCCCTCGGGGAGCTTGAGGGCGTTCAGCTTGGCGGTGAGGTCGGTGCTGACCGCGCCGGTGTTGTCACCCTTGGGCTTCGCCGTGATCGTCGCGGCCCGCTGGCCGTCGATCCGGGTCATGGAGACCGGGCCGTCCACCAGCTCGACGTCCGCGATGTCGCCCAGCTTCACCGCGCCCAGCGGCAGGTCCCGCAGTTCCTGGAGCGTCTCGGCGGGGTTCGCCGACTTGATGACGACGTCCCGCTCGGTGTCGTCGAGGATGGCACGGCCGCTGGTCGTACCGCGTACGGCCTGGGCGACGGCCGCGCCGAGGGTCTGGTCGTCGAAGCCGGCCGCGGCCGCCTTGTCGGTGGCCCTGACCGAGATGCGGGGCACGCTCTGGGAGAGGTCGCTGGTGACGTCCGTGACGTTGTCCATGGTCGAGACCGCGTCGCGGACCTGCTCGGCCGTCTTGCGCAGGACATCGGCGTCGGCGGCCTTCACGACCACGCTGAGGTCCTGGCTGCCGAAGGCGTCGCCGACCGCGACGGTCGTCGTACCGATCCCGGAGAGCCCGGCGAGACCCTTCTCGATCGTGTCCTGGACGTCCGCGGCGGTGGCCGAGTCGTCCAGCATGACGCTGTACGACGCCTGGTTGGAGTCGGTGCCGCCGCCGAACGCGGCCAGGAAGCCGGAGGAGCCGATGGTGACCTGGTAGTCCTTGACGCCCTTGGTGTCGGCGAGCAGCTTCTCGACCTTCTTCGTCTGCTCGTCCGTCGCCGCGAGGCTGGTGCCGGGCTTCAGCTCCTGCTTGAGGCTGAGCACTTCCTGGTCGCCCGGGTCGAAGAAGTTCGTCTTCAGCAGCGGGGCCATGCCGAACGTGCCGAGCAGGACGGCGACCGCGATGGCCACGCTGGTCAGCCTGCGTCGCGTGGCGAAGCGCAGAACGGGGACGTAGAAGCGCTGGAGACGGCTCTTCGCCTCCTTCTCCTCGGCCTTCCGGCGCGCCTCCTCGGCGTCCTCGGGCGTGCCCTTGGGGGCGCGCAGGAACCAGTACGACAGCACCGGGACCACGGTCAGCGAGACCAGCAGGGAGGCCAGCAGGGCCGCCGTCACGGTCAGCGAGAAGCTGCCGAACAGCTCGCCGACCATGCCGCCGGTCAGGCCGATCGGGAGGAAGACCGCGACCGTCGTCAGGGTGGACGAGGTGACCGCGCCGGCGACCTCGCGGACCGCCTTGAGGATCGCCTCCTCGCGCTCCTCGCCGTAGCCGAGGTGGCGCTTGATGTTCTCCAGGACGACGATCGAGTCGTCGACGACCCGGCCGATCGCGATGGTCAGCGCGCCGAGCGTCAGCATGTTGAGGGAGAGGTCGCGGGTCCACAGGACGATCAGTGCCAGGACCACCGACAGCGGGATGGACACCGCGGTGACGAGGGTCGAGCGGATCGACGCCAGGAAGACCAGGATGACCAGGACCGCGAAGAGCAGACCCAGCGCGCCCTCGGTGGTCAGTCCGTCGATGGACTTGGAGACCGCCGGGCCCTGGTCGCTGACCACGGTGACGGTGGCGCCGGAGCCCAGGTCCCGGCGCATGGCCGGCAGTTCGTCCTCGACGGCCTCGGAGATGGCGACGGCGCTGCCGTTGCGGTCCATGGTGACCATGACCGCGAGGCTCGGCTCACCGTTCGTGCGGGTGATGGAGTCGGCCTTGGCCTGCTCCTCCTTGACCGCGGCGACATCGGCGAGGCGTACGGGCTTCTTCGCGCCCTCGCCCCGCACCATCAGGTCCTCGATCTGCTTCAGCGAGGTGTAGCCGCCGCCGACCTGGACCGTGCGGTTGGCGCCGTCCTCGTCGAAGGAGCCCGCGGGGACGGTGACCCCACCGGCCTGGAGGGCCTGGGAGAGGGCCATCGTGGTCAGGCCCGCCTTCGCCAGCTTCGCGTCGTCGGGGGTGACGGTGACCTGGAGATCCCGTACACCGTCGACGGTGACCTGGCCGACGCCGTCGATGCCTTCCAGGGTCGGCACGACCGTCCGGTCGAGCTCGTCGGCCAGGGCCTGCTGGTCCTGGTCGGAGGCGACGGCGAGGACGACGGTGGGCATGTCGTCGGTCGAGCCCGCGATCACCTGCGGGTCCACGTCGTCCGGGAGCTGCGCCCGGACCCGGTTGACGGCCTGCTGGACGTCGGCGACGAGCTGGTCGGTGCCGGGTCCGTAGTCGAAGGACGCCATGATCAGGGCGTTGCCCTCGCTGGCGGTGGAGGTGACGCCCGTGATGCCGTCGACGGCTTCGAGGCTGTCCTCGATGGGCTCGACGACCTGCTTCTCGACCACGTCCGGGGAGGCGCCCTGGTAGGGCGCGAGCACGGACACCATGGGTAGTTCGATGGTGGGCAGCAACTGCTGCTTGAGCTGGGGTATCGCGATCGCCCCGAAGACGAGCGCGATGATCGACATCAGACCGACGAGGGCCCGTTGTGCGAGGCTGAACCGAGACAGCCAGGACATGGGTCAGGGTCTCTCTTCTGTGGCATGAGCGGAGGACGAACGCCCGTGTGCCACATGCGGCATGGGTGCCTCATGTGTCGCCTGTGTGACGCAGATGTGAGCGCTCACCTCATACCCTGGGCCATGGGGGACCCCTGTTCCCTCGCTCCCCAGGGCCATTTCCTTATGCCTCGCATACTCCGAGTGGAGTAGTCCCCGGCGGCTCTCACTCCACCCTTGGGCGTACCAGGCCCGACTCGTACGCGAAGACCACCAGTTGGGCCCGGTCGCGGGCGCCGAGCTTCGCCATGGCCCGGTTGACGTGTGTCTTCACGGTCAGCGGGCTGACCTCCAGACGCTCGGCGATCTCGTCGTTGGAGAGCCCTCCGGCGACCTGCACGAGCACCTCGCGCTCGCGGCCGGTCAGCGTGGCGAGCCGCTCGGAGCGGGCGGCGTCACCGCCGGAGTCGTCCGGCTGGGCGAGAAAGCGGGCGATCAGGCCCTTGGTCGCGGTGGGCGACAGCAGCGCCTCGCCGCCTGCGGCCACCCGGATCGCGTTGAGCAGTTCGTCCGGCTCCGAGCCCTTGCCGAGGAAGCCGGAGGCGCCGGCGCGCAGCGACTGCACGACGTAGTCGTCGACCTCGAAGGTGGTGAGGATGACGACCCGGACGTGGGCGAGCGTCGGATCGGCGCTGATCATGCGGGTGGCGGCCAGCCCGTCCGTGCCGGGCATCCGGATGTCCATCAGCACGACGTCCGCCCGCTCCTCCTTCGCGAGCCGCACCGCCTCCGCCCCGTCCGACGCCTCCCCCACGACCTCCATGTCCGGCTCCGAATCGACGAGCACCCGGAACGCGCTGCGCAGCAGAGCCTGGTCGTCGGCGAGCAGGACACGGATCGTCATACGGGGTCCCCCGGGGCGCTGGTCACGGTCGTACGGTCCGTCGGCCGCGGCATGGTCGTACGGCGGCTCGCCGGTGTGCCGCGATGGTACGGCTCACAGTCGTAGGGCTTCTTCGGTGACGGTCGTTCGGCTCTTGAGCGGCAGGATCGCATGGACGCGGAAGCCGCCGCCGTAGCGGGGCCCGGTGGTGAGGGCGCCGCCGAGCGCGGCGACGCGTTCACGCATACCGAGGAGGCCGTGGCCGCCGCCATGGCCCTCCTCGTCCTTCCCGTCGGGTCCGGTGCCGTTGTCGAGGACGGTGATCTCCACGTTCGGGCCGACGCATACGACGCTGACCTCGGCCTTCGCCTCCTTGCCCGCGTGCTTGTGCACATTGGTGAGGGCTTCCTGAATGACGCGGTACGCGGCGAGGTCGACAGCGGCCGGGAGCGGCACGCCCTGGTCGGCGCGGGCCACCTCGACCGCGAGGCCCGCGCTGTGGAAGGTGCCGACGAGTTCGTCGAGCCGGACCAGGCCGGGGGCGGGTTCGGTGGGGGCCTCGGGGTCACCGGACTGACGGAGCAGACCGACCGTGGCGCGGAGTTCGTTGAGCGCGGAGCGGCTGGCCTCGCGGACGTGGGCGAGGGCTTCCTTGGCCTGGTCGGGCCGCTTGTCCATGACGTGGGCGGCGACTCCGGCCTGGACGTTGACGAGGGCGATGTGGTGGGCGACGACATCGTGCAGGTCGCGGGCGATCCGGAGGCGTTCCTCGGCGACCCGGCGGCGGGCCTCCTCCTCGCGGCTGCGCTCCGCCCGTTCGGCGCGTTCCCGTATCGCGTGCACGAAGGCGCGGCGGCTGCGTACGGCGTCGCCGGCCGTGGCGGCCATGCCGGTCCAGGCGAAGATGCCGATGTTCTCCTGGTCGTACCAGGGAAGGGGGCCGACGAGCATGGCCGTCGCGGTCAGCACGGTCATCGTGAGCAGGCCGACCCGCCAGGTGGTGGGGCGGTCGGTGGTGGAGGCGACCGTGTAGAGGGCGACCACGGCGGACATCGCGACGGGGGCGCGGGGATCGCCGGTCACCAGCTCGGTGAGGGTGAGGGCGGAGGTGGCGGCCAGTACGAGCATGGGGGCGCGGCGGCGGGCCACCAGGACGGCGGCG from Streptomyces sp. DSM 40750 includes these protein-coding regions:
- the nadA gene encoding quinolinate synthase NadA; translated protein: MTTAQTQELDVQPTPLALLLLGREADPRSERGVECPGDLPSPSDPDLVERARAAKEKLGDKVFVLGHHYQRDEVIQFADVTGDSFKLARDAAARPEAEYIVFCGVHFMAESADILTGDDQKVVLPDLAAGCSMADMATAEQVAECWDVLAEAGIAEQVVPVSYMNSSADIKAFTGKHGGTICTSSNAKRALDWAFEQGEKVLFLPDQHLGRNTAVRDMGMSLDDCVLYNPHKPGGGLTVEQLRAAKMILWRGHCSVHGRFSVESVNDVRERIPGVNVLVHPECKHEVVAAADYVGSTEYIIKALEAAPAGSKWAIGTELNLVRRLANRFAPEGKEVVFLDRTVCFCSTMNRIDLPHLVWALESLAEGNLVNRIEVDKETEAFAKLALERMLALP
- a CDS encoding efflux RND transporter permease subunit, whose amino-acid sequence is MSWLSRFSLAQRALVGLMSIIALVFGAIAIPQLKQQLLPTIELPMVSVLAPYQGASPDVVEKQVVEPIEDSLEAVDGITGVTSTASEGNALIMASFDYGPGTDQLVADVQQAVNRVRAQLPDDVDPQVIAGSTDDMPTVVLAVASDQDQQALADELDRTVVPTLEGIDGVGQVTVDGVRDLQVTVTPDDAKLAKAGLTTMALSQALQAGGVTVPAGSFDEDGANRTVQVGGGYTSLKQIEDLMVRGEGAKKPVRLADVAAVKEEQAKADSITRTNGEPSLAVMVTMDRNGSAVAISEAVEDELPAMRRDLGSGATVTVVSDQGPAVSKSIDGLTTEGALGLLFAVLVILVFLASIRSTLVTAVSIPLSVVLALIVLWTRDLSLNMLTLGALTIAIGRVVDDSIVVLENIKRHLGYGEEREEAILKAVREVAGAVTSSTLTTVAVFLPIGLTGGMVGELFGSFSLTVTAALLASLLVSLTVVPVLSYWFLRAPKGTPEDAEEARRKAEEKEAKSRLQRFYVPVLRFATRRRLTSVAIAVAVLLGTFGMAPLLKTNFFDPGDQEVLSLKQELKPGTSLAATDEQTKKVEKLLADTKGVKDYQVTIGSSGFLAAFGGGTDSNQASYSVMLDDSATAADVQDTIEKGLAGLSGIGTTTVAVGDAFGSQDLSVVVKAADADVLRKTAEQVRDAVSTMDNVTDVTSDLSQSVPRISVRATDKAAAAGFDDQTLGAAVAQAVRGTTSGRAILDDTERDVVIKSANPAETLQELRDLPLGAVKLGDIADVELVDGPVSMTRIDGQRAATITAKPKGDNTGAVSTDLTAKLNALKLPEGATADIGGVSEDQDEAFASLGLAMLAAIAIVFMLLVATFRSLIQPLILLVSIPFAATGAIGLLIITGTPMGVPAMIGMLMLIGIVVTNAIVLIDLINQYRRQGYGTVEAVIEGGRHRLRPILMTALATIFALLPMALGVTGEGGFIAQPLAVVVIGGLITSTLLTLLLVPTLYTMVEIRKERRAKKKALKRAGTPAEPTESETPEPAGV
- a CDS encoding response regulator; this translates as MTIRVLLADDQALLRSAFRVLVDSEPDMEVVGEASDGAEAVRLAKEERADVVLMDIRMPGTDGLAATRMISADPTLAHVRVVILTTFEVDDYVVQSLRAGASGFLGKGSEPDELLNAIRVAAGGEALLSPTATKGLIARFLAQPDDSGGDAARSERLATLTGREREVLVQVAGGLSNDEIAERLEVSPLTVKTHVNRAMAKLGARDRAQLVVFAYESGLVRPRVE
- a CDS encoding sensor histidine kinase; translated protein: MSTFQRARTWLTAHPIALDAALALGVLVAMVAGSFIDPHAEHGGRWGARTPDGLSIALMVPAAAVLVARRRAPMLVLAATSALTLTELVTGDPRAPVAMSAVVALYTVASTTDRPTTWRVGLLTMTVLTATAMLVGPLPWYDQENIGIFAWTGMAATAGDAVRSRRAFVHAIRERAERAERSREEEARRRVAEERLRIARDLHDVVAHHIALVNVQAGVAAHVMDKRPDQAKEALAHVREASRSALNELRATVGLLRQSGDPEAPTEPAPGLVRLDELVGTFHSAGLAVEVARADQGVPLPAAVDLAAYRVIQEALTNVHKHAGKEAKAEVSVVCVGPNVEITVLDNGTGPDGKDEEGHGGGHGLLGMRERVAALGGALTTGPRYGGGFRVHAILPLKSRTTVTEEALRL